A single Candoia aspera isolate rCanAsp1 chromosome 5, rCanAsp1.hap2, whole genome shotgun sequence DNA region contains:
- the NAXD gene encoding ATP-dependent (S)-NAD(P)H-hydrate dehydratase isoform X2: MVASWSLPRGTTSTRIRANALLTPTTLSKWSVPPSPSRCHQPKAKRSKKRHANLTLDKMMEKFLQQSMDTEEKFYKYEEQRLKIEDKRREAEHARELQMLQMLGQMLAGISSTVSQRSQFVPSNPSQRSNHRSYGDNFNYNSMTATLSPPIVIERSFSVHKTHSIKEMENIFQLVRNVIPPLTAKKHKGQDGRIGIVGGCQEYTGAPYFAAISALKVGADLSHVFCTKDAATVIKSYSPELIVHPILDSPDAVREVESWLPRLHSVVIGPGLGRDDVLLEHAKGIIEKSKLKGIPIVIDADGLWLIAQQPSLIQGYPRAILTPNAMEFSRLYEAMLRDPVDNNDYHGCLLRLSQALGNLTIVQKGERDLISDGEKVLVCSHEGSSRRCGGQGDILSGSLGVLAHWAFLAGPEKTNGQNPFLVAAFGACSLTRQCNNQAFQKFGRSMTASDMVLEIGTAFNKLFET; the protein is encoded by the exons TGGAGTCTTCCCCGCGGGACAACTTCCACGAGGATTCGGGCGAATGCTCTTCTTACGCCGACCACGCTATCAAAGTGGAGTGTCCCCCCTTCGCCATCCCGCTGCCACCAGCCGAAA GCTAAAAGATCAAAAAAGCGACATGCAAATTTAACACTGGACAAAATGATGGAAAAATTTTTGCAACAAAGTATGGATACGGAAGAGAAGTTTTATAAATATGAAGAACAGCGACTTAAAATTGAAGACAAACGGCGTGAAGCAGAGCATGCCAGGGAGCTCCAGATGTTGCAGATGTTGGGACAGATGTTAGCAGGAATCTCTTCCACAGTATCACAAAGGTCCCAGTTTGTACCAAGTAATCCTTCACAAAGATCAAATCACCGATCGTATGgagataattttaattataattctaTGACAGCAACATTATCTCCACCCATAG ttatagAGAGATCTTTTTCAGTTCACAAAACGCATTCcataaaggaaatggaaaatatatttcaattGGTGCGAAATGTTATTCCACCTTTAACTGCCAAAAAACATAAAGGCCAAGATGGACGAATAGGAATTGTTGGAGGATGCCAAGA GTATACAGGAGCACCATATTTTGCTGCAATTTCTGCTCTTAAAGTG GGGGCAGACCTATCACATGTATTTTGTACCAAAGACGCAGCAACTGTAATAAAGTCTTACAGTCCAGAGCTTATCGTTCATCCAATTCT TGATAGCCCTGATGCTGTGCGTGAGGTGGAAAGCTGGTTACCACGACTTCACTCAGTTGTCATTGGACCAGGATTGGGGAGAGATGATGTACTACTTGAACATGCCAAG GGCATTATAGAAAAATCCAAGCTCAAAGGAATTCCTATTGTAATTGATGCT GATGGTTTATGGCTCATTGCACAACAGCCTTCTCTTATTCAGGGTTATCCTCGAGCTATTCTTACTCCAAATGCTATGGAATTTAGCAGGCTCTATGAAGCTATG CTTAGAGACCCTGTAGATAACAATGATTATCACGGATGTCTTTTAAGGCTCAGCCAGGCCTTGGGGAATTTGACAATTGTTCAGAAAGGCGAACGAGACCTAATTTCAGATGGAGAAAAAG TGCTTGTTTGTAGCCATGAAGGAAGCAGCAGGCGGTGTGGTGGACAAGGAGATATTCTCTCTGGGTCCCTTGGAGTCCTGGCACATTGGGCCTTCCTTGCGGGACCAGAGAAAACAAATGG TCAAAATCCCTTTCTAGTGGCTGCATTTGGAGCATGTTCGCTTACAAGGCAGTGCAACAACCAAGCCTTTCAGAAATTTGGACGGTCTATGACAGCCTCCGACATGGTTTTAGAAATTGGAACAGCCTTTAATAAACTCTTTGAAACCTAA
- the NAXD gene encoding ATP-dependent (S)-NAD(P)H-hydrate dehydratase isoform X4: MVCVSRLFVCLAGGGASPAWRRVIERSFSVHKTHSIKEMENIFQLVRNVIPPLTAKKHKGQDGRIGIVGGCQEYTGAPYFAAISALKVGADLSHVFCTKDAATVIKSYSPELIVHPILDSPDAVREVESWLPRLHSVVIGPGLGRDDVLLEHAKGIIEKSKLKGIPIVIDADGLWLIAQQPSLIQGYPRAILTPNAMEFSRLYEAMLRDPVDNNDYHGCLLRLSQALGNLTIVQKGERDLISDGEKVLVCSHEGSSRRCGGQGDILSGSLGVLAHWAFLAGPEKTNGQNPFLVAAFGACSLTRQCNNQAFQKFGRSMTASDMVLEIGTAFNKLFET, encoded by the exons ttatagAGAGATCTTTTTCAGTTCACAAAACGCATTCcataaaggaaatggaaaatatatttcaattGGTGCGAAATGTTATTCCACCTTTAACTGCCAAAAAACATAAAGGCCAAGATGGACGAATAGGAATTGTTGGAGGATGCCAAGA GTATACAGGAGCACCATATTTTGCTGCAATTTCTGCTCTTAAAGTG GGGGCAGACCTATCACATGTATTTTGTACCAAAGACGCAGCAACTGTAATAAAGTCTTACAGTCCAGAGCTTATCGTTCATCCAATTCT TGATAGCCCTGATGCTGTGCGTGAGGTGGAAAGCTGGTTACCACGACTTCACTCAGTTGTCATTGGACCAGGATTGGGGAGAGATGATGTACTACTTGAACATGCCAAG GGCATTATAGAAAAATCCAAGCTCAAAGGAATTCCTATTGTAATTGATGCT GATGGTTTATGGCTCATTGCACAACAGCCTTCTCTTATTCAGGGTTATCCTCGAGCTATTCTTACTCCAAATGCTATGGAATTTAGCAGGCTCTATGAAGCTATG CTTAGAGACCCTGTAGATAACAATGATTATCACGGATGTCTTTTAAGGCTCAGCCAGGCCTTGGGGAATTTGACAATTGTTCAGAAAGGCGAACGAGACCTAATTTCAGATGGAGAAAAAG TGCTTGTTTGTAGCCATGAAGGAAGCAGCAGGCGGTGTGGTGGACAAGGAGATATTCTCTCTGGGTCCCTTGGAGTCCTGGCACATTGGGCCTTCCTTGCGGGACCAGAGAAAACAAATGG TCAAAATCCCTTTCTAGTGGCTGCATTTGGAGCATGTTCGCTTACAAGGCAGTGCAACAACCAAGCCTTTCAGAAATTTGGACGGTCTATGACAGCCTCCGACATGGTTTTAGAAATTGGAACAGCCTTTAATAAACTCTTTGAAACCTAA
- the NAXD gene encoding ATP-dependent (S)-NAD(P)H-hydrate dehydratase isoform X3 — translation MIWGRGAYVIAALASAPIIFWLQYGKVIERSFSVHKTHSIKEMENIFQLVRNVIPPLTAKKHKGQDGRIGIVGGCQEYTGAPYFAAISALKVGADLSHVFCTKDAATVIKSYSPELIVHPILDSPDAVREVESWLPRLHSVVIGPGLGRDDVLLEHAKGIIEKSKLKGIPIVIDADGLWLIAQQPSLIQGYPRAILTPNAMEFSRLYEAMLRDPVDNNDYHGCLLRLSQALGNLTIVQKGERDLISDGEKVLVCSHEGSSRRCGGQGDILSGSLGVLAHWAFLAGPEKTNGQNPFLVAAFGACSLTRQCNNQAFQKFGRSMTASDMVLEIGTAFNKLFET, via the exons ttatagAGAGATCTTTTTCAGTTCACAAAACGCATTCcataaaggaaatggaaaatatatttcaattGGTGCGAAATGTTATTCCACCTTTAACTGCCAAAAAACATAAAGGCCAAGATGGACGAATAGGAATTGTTGGAGGATGCCAAGA GTATACAGGAGCACCATATTTTGCTGCAATTTCTGCTCTTAAAGTG GGGGCAGACCTATCACATGTATTTTGTACCAAAGACGCAGCAACTGTAATAAAGTCTTACAGTCCAGAGCTTATCGTTCATCCAATTCT TGATAGCCCTGATGCTGTGCGTGAGGTGGAAAGCTGGTTACCACGACTTCACTCAGTTGTCATTGGACCAGGATTGGGGAGAGATGATGTACTACTTGAACATGCCAAG GGCATTATAGAAAAATCCAAGCTCAAAGGAATTCCTATTGTAATTGATGCT GATGGTTTATGGCTCATTGCACAACAGCCTTCTCTTATTCAGGGTTATCCTCGAGCTATTCTTACTCCAAATGCTATGGAATTTAGCAGGCTCTATGAAGCTATG CTTAGAGACCCTGTAGATAACAATGATTATCACGGATGTCTTTTAAGGCTCAGCCAGGCCTTGGGGAATTTGACAATTGTTCAGAAAGGCGAACGAGACCTAATTTCAGATGGAGAAAAAG TGCTTGTTTGTAGCCATGAAGGAAGCAGCAGGCGGTGTGGTGGACAAGGAGATATTCTCTCTGGGTCCCTTGGAGTCCTGGCACATTGGGCCTTCCTTGCGGGACCAGAGAAAACAAATGG TCAAAATCCCTTTCTAGTGGCTGCATTTGGAGCATGTTCGCTTACAAGGCAGTGCAACAACCAAGCCTTTCAGAAATTTGGACGGTCTATGACAGCCTCCGACATGGTTTTAGAAATTGGAACAGCCTTTAATAAACTCTTTGAAACCTAA